The Paenibacillus sp. FSL H7-0357 nucleotide sequence TGGAAGTCCGCTGACCATATCCCGGCCGCGAATATCCATTTCCGCCTGCATGCCGCCCGGCCGGACTGTTCCGATGGTCACTTTAATATCCTCAGCCGTGCGCTCACCGATGAGCAGTTTATATTTCTGTTTAATATATTTTAAAATGGCATCGTCGAACTTGTCCCCTGCAATTTTAATGGAGGAGGCGGTAACGACGTCGCCCATGGACAGGACAGCTACATCCGTCGTTCCGCCGCCGATATCGACGACCATATTTCCGCTTGGTTGATAAATATCCATACCCGCTCCAATTGCCGCGGCCTTGGGTTCTTCTTCCATATAAACATCCTTGGCCCCGCTGCGTTCCGCCGCTTCACGGATCGATTTCTGTTCAACTGATGTAATATTCGTGGGGGCACAGATCAAAATGCGGGGCTTAGCGTACCAGGTACGGCCGCCAACGCGGTCGATGAAATATTTCAGCATCATTTCCGTAACGGCAAAATCAGCAATAACGCCATCCCTAAGAGGACGAATGGTTGTAATGTTTCCAGGTGTCCGTCCTACCATGCGACGCGCCTGTTCACCTACCGCAAGGACTTTCTTCGTATCACTTTCAAGTGTGACCACGGAGGGTTCATCCAGAACGACTCCCCTCCCTTTAACATGAATGAGCACATTGGCCGTACCGAGATCGATTCCGATATCCTTGCTAAGCATAATGAAAGAGCCCC carries:
- a CDS encoding rod shape-determining protein; the encoded protein is MLSKDIGIDLGTANVLIHVKGRGVVLDEPSVVTLESDTKKVLAVGEQARRMVGRTPGNITTIRPLRDGVIADFAVTEMMLKYFIDRVGGRTWYAKPRILICAPTNITSVEQKSIREAAERSGAKDVYMEEEPKAAAIGAGMDIYQPSGNMVVDIGGGTTDVAVLSMGDVVTASSIKIAGDKFDDAILKYIKQKYKLLIGERTAEDIKVTIGTVRPGGMQAEMDIRGRDMVSGLPQTLTINSGEVKEALWDPVSSIVAAAKSVLERTPPELSADIIDRGVVLTGGGALLNGLDELLSEQLHVPVWVAEDPMHCVVKGTGIMLDHLDKVVKKKF